CCTGCGAAAGTTTCCGTCGTTCCGTTGAAGTATATGTTAATTACGGGGAAGCAGAGGTAACTAAGAATTTCCATTTTATTTCTACTTTCAAACGAGATGATTTAGGATACTATAAACAATAATTACTTTGTTATTAGTAGTTCCCATTTCTTTAAAAAGGCAAACAAATTGATAATGACGAATGCTTAAAGTTAATTCGTCGTTGGAGTAGGGAGGCACAAAACGTTTATGAGAATGCGTTAGTGCCTCCCTTTTTTATATTTAATTTATTTCTAGCTTTTTCTTATTTTATATACTTAAAAGTGATAATATCAAAGTTTTTCCTTCCATAAATTCAATATTTTCATTTTTATTAATACCTTTGTGTCTGTTCAATTCGTAATTATTGGACCAATATAATTCATAGTATCATGAAAAAAAACACGAACAGAAAAATGAACCGAAGGGAATTTATCGGTTTATCGGCGTTAGGTTTGGCAGGTCTTACCATACTGCCTAGTTGGAGTATCAACGGTATTCGTATCCCGCCCAGTGACAGAGTCGTTTTAGGCTTTATCGGATTAGGTCAGCAAGGATTATCTGATTTTAGTAGTTTTTCTTCTGTACCCGGTGTGCAAGTAGTAGCTGGCTGTGACGTTGACCAGTTAAAACAACAACGTTTTAAGAAACGAGTGGAAGGTTGGCAGGCATCTAAAAGCATGCCGGTACGTTGTGACCTGTATGAGTTTTATGAAGATTTGTTAGAGCGTAAAGATATAGATGCCGTATCGATCGCTACGCCGGACCATTGGCATGCATTGACCACGATCCATGCGTGTCAAGCGAAGAAAGATGTATATGTGCAAAAACCGTTGGCTTATACTATTACGGAAGGTTTGGCGATGGTAAAAGCAGTCCGTGATAATAAATGTGTATTGCAAATAGGAAGTCAGCAACGTTCCGGCAAAGAATTTCAAACAGCTATAGAACTGGTACAAAAAGGCGCAATAGGACATATAGAAAAAATTTACGCCAAAGTAGGTGCACCTCCAACACCATTTAACTTGGAAGAACAACCTGTTCCGCCTACATTGAACTTTAATAAATGGTTAGGTCCGCTCACAGATCCTAAAATCCACTATCATCCTGATATTTGTCCGGTTATTTCTTTAAATCCGGAACAAAATGAAAAACTTTGGGGTGCATGGAGATGGTATCGTGAAACAGGAAACGGATATACTGCAGACTGGGGGGCTCATATGTTTGATATTGCCCAAGCAGCTATCGGTATGGACGGTTCCGGACCATGTGAGTTTATTCCGGCAGGATATAATGGAACTAAATATCTTACTATGAAGTATAAGAATGGCATTGAAATGACAGAACAACCTTATCTGGATGACAATGCAGGAGCTCAAGGTATTCGTTTTATCGGTACAAAAGGATGGATTAAGGTAGCACGTGGTTATTTAGATTGCTCAGATAAGTCTTTGCTTTCGAAAAATGAGAAAAAGCAAGACGGGCAAAAATATGAAATTAGTTCCCCGCACATGCAAAATTTTGTAGATGCTGTACGTAAACGTACGGATCCTATTGCTCCGGTAGAAGTAGGATGCAGCACGAATACTTTGTGTTGCTTAGCCAACATTGCTACTGAATTGCAACGGCCTGTAAAATGGAATCCAGCCACCCTTAGTTTTGTGGATGATCCGGAAGCGGCTGCTCACCGTTTATATCATTATGAATATAGAAAACCTTATTCTCTTTAATAATTAATTATCATGAATAATAGACGTGAATTTTTGAGAAACGTGTCCTTGTTTACCGCCGCAGGCTTATTGGCTGGTAAAGTAGGTTCTGTTCAGGCTGCTACCTCTGCTACTACTGCTACGACGGCCGGAAAAGTAATAGGTTTACAAACTTATTCGTTATTTGGAGAATTGTATAAAGATGTTCCCGGAGTATTGAAAAAATTGAAACAAGGAGGATATTCTACTTTAGAACTTGCCGGTTATGGCAACGGTAAAATTAATGGAATAGATATGCAGGAGTTTAAGAAGATGGCAGAAGATGCCGGTCTTAAAATTACTAGTTCGCATGTAAATCCTCCGGTATGGGAATACACGACAAGTAATGTGGGGTCTATTAAGGATTTCTGGAAAAAAACAGCAGACGATCATGCCCGTATAGGAACTAAATATGTTGTTCAACCGGGATTGCCTCAAACCCGCAGTGTAGAAGAAACTCAATATGTCGCGGAGGTATTCAATGAGGCGGGGAAAATTATGAAAGCGGCCGGTATTCAGTTTGGTTATCATAATCATGACCGGGAATTTTCTCATGTTGTACCGGGTGGTAAAGGTTCTGTATTTGATAGAGGTGCAAAAGGAGATGTTATTTATGATTTATTTATCAAAAGTACGGATCCTTCTCTGGTAGTTTTTGAAATGGATGTATATTGGACTGTCATGGGACAAAATGATCCTGTTAGCTATATGCAAAAATATCCGGATCGTATCCGTTTATTACATATAAAAGACCGGCACGTATTAGGCCAATCCGGCATGATGAACTTCGAAACGATTTTTAACCAGGCTATTAAGAACGGTATTAAAGATTATTACGTAGAGCTGGAAGGAATGCCGAGTGGAAAGACTCAATTAGAAGGCGTATTAGCTTGTTGTGACTATTTGAAAAAAGCTCGGTTTGTAAAAATTTAATTCGTTATAATCTATAAGATGCCGGAAATAGGCAGTTAGAAGTAACAAATAATAGGCCGGGTACTGATTTACTGTATCCGGCCTTATTGTATATTTTCCTTCCTCTTTTTCTCTTTCCTTATGTTCCCCAAAAAACATCATGATGTTTTCCGAAAATCATTATGATGTTTTTATCGAAACATCATGATGTTTTTTTGAGAACATTATAGTGTTTTTAATAGGTTGATTATTAATGAGTTGTCAACATATATCTTCGCTTGGGTTATTGTATATTTTCTTCACTTCTTGTTATCTTTTTGAGAATTTGTCGTTTTAATAGAAGGATGAAATTATGGAGAACTTTTGTACATTTATAGGTATTCCGTTACTTCCTTAACGAAGAAATTGGCAAATAAGATGGAATGTTTTGTCGAAGGCTTCTTGTACAGGATCTGCCAACGGTTCCACTGCAGGAAAAGGATCCTCATGTTTATACTTATAAGGGAAATCCAATATTTCCACCCGGATAGGAATATCTCTCCGATTGCCGGTTAAAGTATTTACTATTTCGTAAGGTGGGATAACCGTGTCTTTTGAAAGTGTCAGGGCAAATAACCGATCTGCCATATGACGTAGTTTTTTTTCCCGCCTATCCATAAAGATATTATAGTTTAGCATAGAACGGAAATTAATACCTTCAGGATGTGACTCTCCTAAAAATAATCCTAACATAGCATTGTGTTTCATATGGCTTTCCAAATGTTCTACTACATAGGAATAGAGACTTACGTTTGCTTCGCTATCCAGTATAAATTTAGTTACCGGCGACAAACGGTTGAATACAGCACCTCCACAGAACATACATAATTTAGATTCTGAAAAGTAGCCTTTTTTATTTGTCATCATCAAAATTTCAGCTAATAAGCATCCGATGGAATAGGCAAAAAAATCTATAGTAGCATCCGGCGCAATGATAGGATGTTGATCTTTTTTTATTTGCTCGACCAGGTCTATTACATCAAAATAAGACTGTAAACCCGACCAAATGAATCGTTGCGGCTTATTATGTAACCGGGTACTAATGGCTACATTCGACAAAGTAGAGCAAATTACGTCCGGATGCAATTCTTTTCGATGGAGTGAAACAGTAAACATTTTATGGGAGTCACTCCAAGAATGAGGAGCACGGTTCATATGAAAAGCAATCGGAAAAAGGATGACTGTTTTTCCGGTTGCATTTGTAATATATTTAGCCCAAGTAAGATATTTATCCCAATATTTTTCATTAAATCCATGAAATAAGAAAATAATATGTTTTTGTTTTGTGTGTCCTCCTGGATAAAATATATGATATCTGAAGTGAATATTCTCTGATATTTCTGCATCATTTTTATTAATAATATCTGCTTCATCATCAGAATCGGGAGTACAATATTCATAAGTGTCATGATTTGCGGCACCTCCGGGAAGAATAGCACGATGTTTTGAAGTAAAAGATAAATTTTGAATTACGGTATTTTCATCGAGTACAATTTCACAGCTATCGTAATTCACTTTTTGTTTCAGTTGTTTGTGTAAATCTATATACTTCATTTCATTCATAGAATTAATTACACCTTGTTTTCTTTACAAAGATAATAGGATTATTAAAATAATATACTTTCTAGGTTGTTTTCTATTCTTCCATTATTAACCGTGCCATTAAATAACTAACGGCTGATTCCGCTCCTTGATTTAGATTTACATTTTCTTTTTCAAGGCCGTCATAACACCCGCCGGTACTAGGATTATATATAATTTGATGGAGATGATTAGCCCCCAGAAACCAATTAAATGCAAGCATTTGCTTGTCATGATAGTCTTTTTTGTGAAATTCATGGAAGAATTTAGCACAAGCTATAACAGTATATGCTACATCTATAGGTTGTTCGCCATATTCATAAGATTCTTCGTTTTCTTTTAGCCAGGTTTTATTAGAAATAACTTTGATATGTTCGTTAGGAAATATCTTGCGTAATAAAAATTCGAAAGAGGTTTCTGCTACAGTACGGTAACGAGTTATATGAGTAGCCCAATAAGCACAAAGGAGGGCTTCCGGAAGAACACTGTTTGCGTATGTTAAATATTTCTCGAACCACTCCCAACCAGGATGAGCTACTTGGTTATAAAGATTTACTAATCGGTCGGCGAAATCTTGAATAAGAGATAAATTTTCCGGAGATTTATGTACCTTATGATAAAAATATAAACCTTTGATTGCAAAGGCTAACGCTCTGGGAGATTGTAATTCTTGTATGTGATTTTGAGCTTGTCGAAAAAGGCGAGTGGCTTGTTTAGCCCATTCTTCCGGTAATCCGTGGGAATGGGAGGTAAAATATCCTAATGCCCAAAGTGCCCTGCCGTTGCTATCATCCAAATTAACTTCTTGGTTTTGAGGAGTGAAATTTTGTTTTTCATCCACATAATTCATAAAGCTTCCATCTTCCAATTGGCAATGTTCGATGAATTTGAGATAGGTAGGGATATAGTTTTTACAAACATTTTCTTTTGTCTGGTGATGAAGAAGGCACATGGCAATCATAGCTCTTGCATTATCATCTAAAGTATATCCTGAGGTAAGATCCGGCGAGTTAATAACAGAGAATTGAACCATTCCGAAATTTCGAGTTAGCCGTTTGATATGTCTTAGGTTGACAGGAGGTATTGTATAATGGAGAGGATCGGTATTGCCTGCTACATGTTGGAAAACTCTTGCGTGGGAAATAGCAGAATTTTCCCATGCTGTAGCTACCATTTTTTGTAGTCCGTTAATCCGCACGTGATCTCGGAATTTTTTATCTGTAATTAATTTGTTTACAGCCTCTGCCAGTTTCTCCGGATTACGGAATTCAACGATCACACCGGAATTATCACTTAAAACTTCCAATGCATGTGGAATGGGAGTAGAAACACAAGCACATCCGCAACTTAAAGCATATACAAAAGTTCCGCTTACCGCCTGGTTAGGATCCCGGGAAGTAAATAAATATATATCGGTGAGTTGTAAATATTCTAATAAAGTAGATAACTCAAGATAAGAGTTTACAAAACGAACATGTTTTTCCAAATGTAATGTTTCTACTTTTTTTTCTAACATGTTCCGATAACTTTCACCTTCATTTTTAACTACAGTAGGATGGGTTTTTCCCAGGATTAGAAAAATGACGGAAGGGTCTGTTTTAATAATAGCCGGAAGAGCATCCAATGTCGTTTCAATACTTTTCCCTGCACTTAATAATCCGAATGTAGAGAGAACAGTCCTACCGGCTACTCCGTATTTTTCTTTTAGTTCCTCTTTATCCAGATGAGGAACTAAATGGGTTCCATGAGGAATCACATGAATTTTTTCTTCAGGTACTCCGTAAATAGTATGAAGTAGATTTGCTGATTTGTGGGTCATTACAATGATTCCTCCACAATAGGCAGCTATATCTTGTACATTTTTTTTTAAGTTATTATTTGGTTCCGGTAAAACGGTATGGAAAACTCCTATGATAGGCTTATGTATGTTTTTAAGCATTTGTAGGAAGTCATCTTCGTGACCGTTAGCATAAAAACCGAACTCATGTTGTATCAACACGAGTTCAATAGTTTTATCATTATTTATTTTTTCGGTAATGATTTTGTAATCTTCAGAGTTAGAAGTGTTAAGTTTGTACTTTACCCGATTAGGATAGGTGTGTTTTTCTGTTTCTGACTCTAATGCGCACACTTTTATAAGAAAAAAATCTTTGAATTTATTATTAAGCGCTTTAATTAAATCATCCGAATAAGTCGCAATACCGCACTCCCGGGGCGGATACGTTGTAATACATAGGATTTCTTTCATTTATATCACTTATTTATATTTTATCAATTCTTTTACCAGCTCAGATAAACTCACGGAAGCACAAGCGATACGTTCATCGGCTGCTCCATAGTATATATATAACGTATCATCCCTTAAAAATGTTCCGGTTGGAAAACAAACTCTATCTACTACGCCCGATAATTCGTAATCCATTTTAGGCCGAAAGAGTGGATAAGGGAGCCTGGAAAGCTCTTTTTGAGGATTTTCCAGATCTAATAATGCTGCACAAGCTGAATAGGAGTTACCTTCCGGAAAACATTCTACACTATGATAAATGGTCACCCATCCTTCGGGAGTTTCAATAGGTGGGCAACCTGCACCGATATAACAAGTTTCATGATTGAATTTTGGAATAAAAAGAATATGGTCTGTAAAATGCCGGAAATAGTTTTCCCAAAATTCAGGAGTCAGATCATCCAGATCATCTACTGCAACCATCTGAATTTGTGGTTTTACCCGGTGCATAAAGTAAAATTTGTTGTTTATTTTTCGTGGGAAAAAAACTACATTTTTATCCCAGATAAATGTCTTTTTATGACCTTCCGTCTCGTATCCTCGTACATTCCAAGTATAATAAGAATCCATCAATTCCCCTAGACCCTCTGTAAGTTCTTTGAATTTTTCAAAAGTAAATTTCGGAACCATAATTCCCTTTTTTACAAAATGCACTAAGTCTGTCGAGGTCGCTAATGCTCCTAATGCATTGGCTCCATCATAGGCCGTATAAGTTAGGTAATACAGATCATCTATTTTTACAATCCGGGGATCTTCTATTCCATGTGACTCGTAAGGATATTGAGGGTAGAGAATAGGATATTCGTCTCTTTTTATTAAATGAAGGGGACCTTCAAACTGACAATAACCAATGGTAGAATAGTTCCCTTTTTTTACTGCCCGGTAAAACATATTTACTTTATTTCCTGTGGCAATAACTGCAGGATTTAATACGCCATCATTTTCAAATTCCATAGATGTCTTTTCTAATACGACACCTTCTCTTTTTACATGTAACATAGCTAATCGGTTTTGATAATTTATATGCTAAGGTAATGAAAAATATTTTATTCCGTTGTTTTGTTTAGTAAGAATAAGATTTTATAACGATAAGAATGACTTCAATGTGAAATAAAAACTAGCTTTCTACTAAATTTTTTATAAGAGATATTGTAGGTTTAAAATAATCCGTTACATTTGCAGCCGCAATACGGGTCTAGCTCAGTTGGTAGAGCACTGGTCTCCAAAACC
This genomic interval from Parabacteroides pacaensis contains the following:
- a CDS encoding Gfo/Idh/MocA family protein — its product is MKKNTNRKMNRREFIGLSALGLAGLTILPSWSINGIRIPPSDRVVLGFIGLGQQGLSDFSSFSSVPGVQVVAGCDVDQLKQQRFKKRVEGWQASKSMPVRCDLYEFYEDLLERKDIDAVSIATPDHWHALTTIHACQAKKDVYVQKPLAYTITEGLAMVKAVRDNKCVLQIGSQQRSGKEFQTAIELVQKGAIGHIEKIYAKVGAPPTPFNLEEQPVPPTLNFNKWLGPLTDPKIHYHPDICPVISLNPEQNEKLWGAWRWYRETGNGYTADWGAHMFDIAQAAIGMDGSGPCEFIPAGYNGTKYLTMKYKNGIEMTEQPYLDDNAGAQGIRFIGTKGWIKVARGYLDCSDKSLLSKNEKKQDGQKYEISSPHMQNFVDAVRKRTDPIAPVEVGCSTNTLCCLANIATELQRPVKWNPATLSFVDDPEAAAHRLYHYEYRKPYSL
- a CDS encoding sugar phosphate isomerase/epimerase family protein, whose translation is MNNRREFLRNVSLFTAAGLLAGKVGSVQAATSATTATTAGKVIGLQTYSLFGELYKDVPGVLKKLKQGGYSTLELAGYGNGKINGIDMQEFKKMAEDAGLKITSSHVNPPVWEYTTSNVGSIKDFWKKTADDHARIGTKYVVQPGLPQTRSVEETQYVAEVFNEAGKIMKAAGIQFGYHNHDREFSHVVPGGKGSVFDRGAKGDVIYDLFIKSTDPSLVVFEMDVYWTVMGQNDPVSYMQKYPDRIRLLHIKDRHVLGQSGMMNFETIFNQAIKNGIKDYYVELEGMPSGKTQLEGVLACCDYLKKARFVKI
- a CDS encoding DUF6051 family protein codes for the protein MKYIDLHKQLKQKVNYDSCEIVLDENTVIQNLSFTSKHRAILPGGAANHDTYEYCTPDSDDEADIINKNDAEISENIHFRYHIFYPGGHTKQKHIIFLFHGFNEKYWDKYLTWAKYITNATGKTVILFPIAFHMNRAPHSWSDSHKMFTVSLHRKELHPDVICSTLSNVAISTRLHNKPQRFIWSGLQSYFDVIDLVEQIKKDQHPIIAPDATIDFFAYSIGCLLAEILMMTNKKGYFSESKLCMFCGGAVFNRLSPVTKFILDSEANVSLYSYVVEHLESHMKHNAMLGLFLGESHPEGINFRSMLNYNIFMDRREKKLRHMADRLFALTLSKDTVIPPYEIVNTLTGNRRDIPIRVEILDFPYKYKHEDPFPAVEPLADPVQEAFDKTFHLICQFLR
- a CDS encoding glycosyltransferase, which encodes MKEILCITTYPPRECGIATYSDDLIKALNNKFKDFFLIKVCALESETEKHTYPNRVKYKLNTSNSEDYKIITEKINNDKTIELVLIQHEFGFYANGHEDDFLQMLKNIHKPIIGVFHTVLPEPNNNLKKNVQDIAAYCGGIIVMTHKSANLLHTIYGVPEEKIHVIPHGTHLVPHLDKEELKEKYGVAGRTVLSTFGLLSAGKSIETTLDALPAIIKTDPSVIFLILGKTHPTVVKNEGESYRNMLEKKVETLHLEKHVRFVNSYLELSTLLEYLQLTDIYLFTSRDPNQAVSGTFVYALSCGCACVSTPIPHALEVLSDNSGVIVEFRNPEKLAEAVNKLITDKKFRDHVRINGLQKMVATAWENSAISHARVFQHVAGNTDPLHYTIPPVNLRHIKRLTRNFGMVQFSVINSPDLTSGYTLDDNARAMIAMCLLHHQTKENVCKNYIPTYLKFIEHCQLEDGSFMNYVDEKQNFTPQNQEVNLDDSNGRALWALGYFTSHSHGLPEEWAKQATRLFRQAQNHIQELQSPRALAFAIKGLYFYHKVHKSPENLSLIQDFADRLVNLYNQVAHPGWEWFEKYLTYANSVLPEALLCAYWATHITRYRTVAETSFEFLLRKIFPNEHIKVISNKTWLKENEESYEYGEQPIDVAYTVIACAKFFHEFHKKDYHDKQMLAFNWFLGANHLHQIIYNPSTGGCYDGLEKENVNLNQGAESAVSYLMARLIMEE
- a CDS encoding glycoside hydrolase family 130 protein; this encodes MLHVKREGVVLEKTSMEFENDGVLNPAVIATGNKVNMFYRAVKKGNYSTIGYCQFEGPLHLIKRDEYPILYPQYPYESHGIEDPRIVKIDDLYYLTYTAYDGANALGALATSTDLVHFVKKGIMVPKFTFEKFKELTEGLGELMDSYYTWNVRGYETEGHKKTFIWDKNVVFFPRKINNKFYFMHRVKPQIQMVAVDDLDDLTPEFWENYFRHFTDHILFIPKFNHETCYIGAGCPPIETPEGWVTIYHSVECFPEGNSYSACAALLDLENPQKELSRLPYPLFRPKMDYELSGVVDRVCFPTGTFLRDDTLYIYYGAADERIACASVSLSELVKELIKYK